A window from bacterium encodes these proteins:
- a CDS encoding metalloregulator ArsR/SmtB family transcription factor has product MTRELAPIFRAAADETRLRILSLLLRHEELCVCDFMHVLEITQSKASRHLRYLLNAGFLKDRREGVWMHYRLPERLGNAQRAILEAVREAIPPAELAELERRLQTWRGQRSCEAASADIEKA; this is encoded by the coding sequence CGAGAACTGGCTCCCATCTTTCGAGCCGCGGCCGATGAAACCCGGCTGCGGATCTTGTCGCTACTCCTCCGGCATGAGGAGCTGTGTGTGTGCGATTTCATGCATGTGCTCGAGATCACTCAGTCGAAAGCCTCCCGACACCTCCGCTACCTGCTGAATGCAGGATTCCTGAAAGACCGGCGGGAAGGAGTTTGGATGCACTACCGGCTGCCGGAGAGGCTGGGAAACGCGCAGCGGGCGATTCTGGAAGCAGTACGGGAGGCTATCCCGCCTGCCGAATTGGCGGAGCTTGAACGGAGGCTGCAAACTTGGCGAGGACAAAGGTCGTGCGAAGCCGCTTCTGCGGACATCGAGAAGGCATAG